The following nucleotide sequence is from Pseudomonas putida S13.1.2.
CGTCGCCTTGGCCCAGCTGTTGGGCATCAAGGAAGACCGCGCGGCGGACTTCAAGGGGGTGGCGCACAACTCGGCGCAGTACATCCACCTGTTGGCCGAAATCGAGAAGCGCGTATTCGCCGACCGTGCCGACTACCTGGGCGACCCGGCCTTTACCAAGGTGCCGGTGGACCAACTGGTGGCCAAGGACTACCTGGCCAAGCGCGCCGCGCAGGTCAACCCGAAGGCCATTTCTGACACCGACAAGGTCAAGCCCGGCCTTGAGCCGCACCAGACCACGCATTTCTCGATCGTCGACAAGCAGGGCAACGCGGTCAGCAACACCTACACCCTCAACCTCGACTACGGCAGCGGCGTGGTGGTGAAGGGCGCAGGCTTCCTGCTCAATGACGAGATGGATGACTTCAGCGCCAAGCCAGGCGCTGCCAATGCCTTTGGCGTAGTCGGTGGCGATGCCAACGCAATCGAGCCGGGCAAGCGCATGCTGTCCTCGATGAGCCCCAGCCTGATGACTCGCGATGGCAAGGTCGAGCTGGTCATCGGTACCCCGGGGGGCTCGCGGATCTTCACCTCGATCTTCCAGGTGATGAACAACCTGTACGACTACGGTATGCCGCTGGACAAGGCGGTGGCGGCGCAGCGCGTGCACCATCAGTTGCTGCCCAAGGACACCATCTACTTTGACAGCTATGCACCTCTGACCGGGCCGGTGGCGGATGAGCTGAAGCAGATGGGCTATGTGCTGGAGGACCAGGGCTGGGAGATGGGCGATATCCAGGCAATCCGGGTGGATGGGGCGAAGCTTGAGACCGCTTCCGATCCGCGTGGGCGTGGGGTGGGGATGATCGTCAAGTAAGCGGACACCTGTACCGGCCCTATCGCCGGCAAGCCAGCTCCCACAGGGAGGCGATGCCCACGAGGCCTATGCAGTCCCTGTGGGAGCCTGGCTTGCCGGCGATAGGGCCGCAAAGCGGCCCCGGGTTACCCAGGTCAAACGCGGAACTGGCTGACCAGTGTCTGCAACTGCCCACCCAACCGCGCAAGCTCCACGCTCGACGCTGCCGTCTCGTCACTGGCCGCCGCCGTCTGCTCGGACACATCACGCACATTCAGGATGCTGCGGCTGATCTCTTCAGCCACCGCACTCTGTTGCTCCGCCGCCGCAGCAATCTGCTGGTTCATCGACTGGATGCTCGACACCGTGCTGGTGATGTTTTCCAGCGAGGCCCCGGCCTTACGTGCCAGTTCGACGCTGCTGTCGGTCAAGGTACGGCTGCCCTGCATGGCGTTCGCCACTTGCTGGGTCCCATCCTGCAGGCTGGCAATCAGCGCTTCGATTTCTTCGGTGGACTTCTGCGTGCGCTGGGCCAGGCCACGCACTTCGTCGGCGACCACGGCAAAACCACGACCGGCCTCGCCGGCACGCGCCGCCTCGATCGCCGCATTGAGCGCCAGCAGGTTGGTCTGTTCGGCCACCGACTTGATCACGTCCATCACGCTGCCGATCTTCTGGCTTTCCTGCTGCAGCAGGTTCATGGCCTCGGTGGAGCGGTGCATGTCCTCGGCCAGGCGTTCGATCTGGCCAATCGCCTCGCCTACCACGCGGTCGCCGGCGCGGGCCTCGTCGTCGGCACCGGTGGCGGCATGCGAGGCCTGCTCGGCATTGCGCGCCACTTCCTGAACGGTGGCGGCCATTTCGTGCATGGCGGTGGCCACCTGGTCGGTCTCGACCTTCTGGCTGTTGGCGCCGGCACTGGTCTGTTCGGTGACTGCCGACAGCTCTTCGGCGGCGCTGGCAATCTGGGTGACGCCGTCGCGGATGCCGGTGATCAGCTCGCGCAGGGTGGTGCCCATGCGCGCGATGCCTTGCTGCAGCACGCCCAGTTCGTCGCGGCGGGTGATGCGCGCATGCTGGGTGAGGTCGCCGCTGGCGATCTTTTCTACCGCTACCAGGGTTTCACGCAGTGGGCCGGTGATCTGGCGGGTGATCAGTACCGCTGCCAGGATGCCGACCAGCAGCGCCAGCAGGGTAGCGATGGCCTGCAGGGTGCGGGCCTGGGTGCTCTCGATGTCGCGGCGTTCCAGCTGGATCTGGTACAGCGCATCGCTGCGCTTGACGATATCGGCGCCCTGCACCGTCATTTCGGCGCGCGAGGTGGTGATGTTGGCCACCGCGTCGCGGAACTGGCGCACGGCGTCACGGTAGGCCAGTACCGAGCTTTCGAACTGTTGCAGGCGGGCGTCCTCGGCGGGCAGCTGGCGCTTGAGGTTGCCGATATCGGCTAGCGCTGCATCCAGCTGGCGCAGGGCGGCCTGCTCGTTGGCAGCACTGTTGTCGGCAATGTAGCCGCGCACGTCGATGCGCACCTGTAGCAGTTGCTGGCGGGCCTTGCTGATCAGCTGGTACTGGGCCAGGCGCACGCTGTCAGCCTCTGGG
It contains:
- the ggt gene encoding gamma-glutamyltransferase — encoded protein: MRIVPFQYLALAAAILSCSSVYAATLEGGAVAAPDQYGAQVAADILKKGGNAVDAAVATAFTLAVTYPEAGNIGGGGFMTLFVDGKPYFLDYREVAPKAATRNMYLDDKGEVIENLSLVGVRAAGVPGTVMGLWEAHQKFGKLPWSELLTPAIGYAKNGFKVAEKQYQYRNDAQGLFKTATNFNDYFGNMKVGELFKQPEMAQTLERIADKGVSEFYQGKTADLLVAQMQADKGLITKDDLKDYKAVWREPMAVSWRGNVVYTAPPPSSGGVALAQLLGIKEDRAADFKGVAHNSAQYIHLLAEIEKRVFADRADYLGDPAFTKVPVDQLVAKDYLAKRAAQVNPKAISDTDKVKPGLEPHQTTHFSIVDKQGNAVSNTYTLNLDYGSGVVVKGAGFLLNDEMDDFSAKPGAANAFGVVGGDANAIEPGKRMLSSMSPSLMTRDGKVELVIGTPGGSRIFTSIFQVMNNLYDYGMPLDKAVAAQRVHHQLLPKDTIYFDSYAPLTGPVADELKQMGYVLEDQGWEMGDIQAIRVDGAKLETASDPRGRGVGMIVK
- a CDS encoding methyl-accepting chemotaxis protein, whose protein sequence is MGTTLRELITGIRDGVTQIASAAEELSAVTEQTSAGANSQKVETDQVATAMHEMAATVQEVARNAEQASHAATGADDEARAGDRVVGEAIGQIERLAEDMHRSTEAMNLLQQESQKIGSVMDVIKSVAEQTNLLALNAAIEAARAGEAGRGFAVVADEVRGLAQRTQKSTEEIEALIASLQDGTQQVANAMQGSRTLTDSSVELARKAGASLENITSTVSSIQSMNQQIAAAAEQQSAVAEEISRSILNVRDVSEQTAAASDETAASSVELARLGGQLQTLVSQFRV